One Microbacterium marinum genomic window carries:
- the pstA gene encoding phosphate ABC transporter permease PstA — protein MTTLTRPTTKTPVGNSLTAGQLPAWMPWALLAASLVLSTAVFAIMNSGGEVADFNIAGAVFIGVIIFAIVLVVLSSVVETRRRAADRLATVLVSIAFTIALLPLISLLFTVIADGIARFDPMFFSYSMRNIVGEGGGAIHAIYGTLIVTGWATLISVPIGLMTSIYLVEYGRGRIAKLITFFVDVMTGIPSIVAGLFIVAVVALVNPGLNTGFMGSVALSVLMIPVVVRSSEEMLRLVPNELREASYALGVPKWLTIVKVVLPTSIAGITTGIMLSISRVIGETAPLLLTAGFTQSLNVDAFDNAMMTLPVFVYDQFQNPGTNIAAALERAWAGALTLIIIVMALNLIARFVAKKFAPKFGR, from the coding sequence ATGACCACCCTCACCCGCCCGACCACCAAGACGCCTGTCGGCAACTCGCTGACGGCGGGCCAGCTGCCCGCATGGATGCCGTGGGCGCTGCTGGCCGCAAGCCTCGTGCTGTCCACCGCGGTCTTCGCGATCATGAACTCGGGCGGCGAGGTCGCTGACTTCAACATCGCCGGGGCCGTCTTCATCGGCGTGATCATCTTCGCGATCGTCCTCGTGGTGCTCTCGAGCGTCGTGGAGACGCGGCGGCGTGCGGCCGACCGCCTCGCGACCGTGCTCGTCTCGATCGCCTTCACGATCGCGCTGCTCCCGCTCATCTCGCTGCTGTTCACGGTCATCGCCGACGGCATCGCCCGGTTCGACCCGATGTTCTTCTCGTACTCGATGCGCAACATCGTCGGCGAAGGCGGCGGCGCGATCCACGCCATCTACGGCACGCTCATCGTGACCGGATGGGCGACGCTCATCTCGGTGCCGATCGGTCTGATGACCTCGATCTACCTCGTCGAGTACGGCCGCGGCCGGATCGCGAAGCTGATCACGTTCTTCGTCGACGTCATGACCGGCATCCCCTCGATCGTCGCCGGTCTGTTCATCGTCGCCGTCGTCGCGCTCGTCAACCCGGGCCTGAACACCGGCTTCATGGGCTCGGTCGCCCTCTCGGTGCTGATGATCCCCGTCGTCGTCCGCTCGAGCGAAGAGATGCTCCGCCTCGTGCCCAACGAGCTCCGCGAAGCCAGCTACGCCCTCGGCGTGCCGAAGTGGCTCACGATCGTGAAGGTGGTCCTCCCCACCTCGATCGCCGGCATCACCACCGGCATCATGCTCTCGATCTCCCGCGTCATCGGCGAGACCGCGCCCCTGCTGCTCACCGCCGGGTTCACGCAGTCGCTCAACGTCGACGCGTTCGACAACGCGATGATGACCCTCCCGGTCTTCGTCTACGACCAGTTCCAGAACCCGGGCACCAACATCGCCGCAGCGCTCGAGCGCGCATGGGCGGGCGCGCTCACCCTCATCATCATCGTCATGGCTCTGAACC